The Enterococcus hirae ATCC 9790 region AAGCAGTAAAATCTCCTAAAAATTCTAAGTCGTAGGAGGTTAACTTTGTGCTGTAATTAATTCGATTATAGTTTTCATTGATATAAAGTTGATCGACCTTAGGAATAATAGAACTTTGCTCTGAAAAGTGTTTCTGCAATAAGTATTTAAATCGTATTAAGGCTGGAGCAAGTTTTTTTTGATCTACTAAAGTTTTGTAGAGTTTTTCTGGACGAGTGATCGGTACAGAAGCTTTATTTTCGATGATATAGTCATATTCTTGGATAAGTAAAGCTGTTTCTGGATCGTCATTGAAATTGCTGTAGTCAATAATATCTTCTATACGAGCATTTAAGCGGTGTGCTAGTTGCTCGATAGCAACAATCGTTAACCGAGTTTTTCCTTGTTTGACTCGACTATAAGTGAGCGGTGTAATGATCCCTTGAACTAATTCTTTTTGTGTCATGTTGCGTGCAAGGCGTAATTTCTCGATTCCGTCGATAAAGATTAAGTTTGAATTATACATAGATTAACAGCCTTTCATAAACGATATTAAAAATTGATATAATCAAAAAATTAGTTTTTTTTTTCAAAAAATGGTGGTAGTTTTATAACATAAATCGGTGTATTAATACAGATTTATAATATTAGTCAAAAGAGGTGAAAAAAATGTTTGATATTTTTGATCTTTTTGGAGTAAAACCAACAGACGCTCAAATCGCTGGACAATAGAAATAAAAATCTAATGTTTTTTTATATTTTTTTTCATAGTCTCTATATCCTTATTTAATAATAATTACGATTATGATGTCAAAATAAACGTTTATGATATCGAAAAAAATATTACGAACGTATGTTTGCTAAAAAGTTGACTGTTATGTTAATATATGTTTGCAAGAATGAAACGTTGAGTTCTTGCAAAGCAAAAAAAAAAACTTCCCCCTTGACAATTATTTTAAACAAGGGTAAAGTCAAAAGCGAGTTGATTGTGATTTAAAACACAGTCGATTATGTGTACGTTGAAAAATAAAATGAAGGAAGGCTTCAAGGCTCAGGGCTGGTAACCCTTCGACGCCAGAGAAGCCACAAGACCTAGCCAACACTAGGCTCCTTCACGTTATGGCTTACGCCACAACGCTAACATAATACCATAAGACGACAGATTCTTCTAGGATTTTCCACTATTTAACAGTATTCTTGTGTAATTTTTTTGAATACGAAAAATTCTGCAAATGACTAGATCTGAGGCTTTTCTTAGGTTTATTGGTTAGTAAGGGACGTTTTTTATTGCTATAACTGTGAAAAAGGGAGCTAGTTGCTATTAGGCAATTAGTTCCCTTTTTTTTGACGTTATCACAATCAACTCGTCTTTCTTAACGATTGATCCTTGATAACTGAATACTGAACAAGAAACAATCCAGTAATAGCTTATTTCTTGTTCTACTGTTACGCAAATACTGTTGTAAATGCGCTTAGTATAACCTAGGAAATTATACTATAGCATGTTTATATTATTTTGTGTAGGGGTTGGCTTACAGTAGCTGGTAAGCACTCCTTATAAAAAACAATTTCGTGTAATTGGCTAACGAAAGATGATAGTACTATATGGAGCTTGTGAGGTCGTGAGAATAAGCAAGTGTACTTGACTGACAAAGAGTCTGCCTTTCAGGTAGTGCAATCCGAGCAGAAATGCCATGACGATTCCTGAAATAAGATTGCTCCAGTAGCAATGGCACATTTTACGAGTTTGAAAATAAATGAGGTGTGCTGATGAATTATATTGATTATTTTAATCAACAAGTAGAAATCTATTTTAAAGAGTTAATGTTACACCATAGAAAAGTCTATGAAAGAAATCGAATTTTTTTGGAGAAGCAGGGAGATCAAGAATATTTACGTAAATTTGAAGATGATTTTGAAGAGAGTAGAAATTGTTCAAAAGCTATTCTTAGATCTAGTTTGCAGATCTTACCAAGTAAGCTGGAAGATCAAAAATTTAGCAATCAACGTGAATGTCAGAAATTTTGTAATGATGTGATCTATAAGCAAGTTAAACCTTATTTAGCTTATGGAATAGAACTGGAAGAAGCCAATTTACGTGCTACAGCGAATCAATATATTCGCATAATCAAAGAGAAAGAAGGAAAAGAATAGTGGATTATTTAAAGCTTAAACCAAAAGAAACTTTTGGTACGTTGTCCTTTGTCGGAAAACCAATTAAAGGTGCAGAATATATGCAAGGATCAGGACAAGACCGTAAACATGTTGGAAATTATGTTCGTATGCTAAGTTCTCGCCAAGCAGAAACACTTGAATTTATTGTTGATCCACGTATTAATTTGTCTGAATTTAAATTTGGTGATGTGGTAACAATTGAAGATGTAAAAGCAGAGCCTATGGTTGAAGCTACTAGAAATGGCGCAATTAAAGGGTGGCGCTTATTTGTACAAAGTATTAAAAAGGGAAATGCTTAGGAAGGGGAATTTATAAATGCCAAAGAAAAATGAACTAAACGTTGGTATGGAAATTGATTCAAAAGAAACCTTTGGAGAATTAA contains the following coding sequences:
- a CDS encoding DUF961 family protein; the encoded protein is MDYLKLKPKETFGTLSFVGKPIKGAEYMQGSGQDRKHVGNYVRMLSSRQAETLEFIVDPRINLSEFKFGDVVTIEDVKAEPMVEATRNGAIKGWRLFVQSIKKGNA
- a CDS encoding helix-turn-helix domain-containing protein, coding for MYNSNLIFIDGIEKLRLARNMTQKELVQGIITPLTYSRVKQGKTRLTIVAIEQLAHRLNARIEDIIDYSNFNDDPETALLIQEYDYIIENKASVPITRPEKLYKTLVDQKKLAPALIRFKYLLQKHFSEQSSIIPKVDQLYINENYNRINYSTKLTSYDLEFLGDFTAYLSMDQIKSLFPKILDLDINVRKFHNSYYLKYTGICFVNFADMLIDNKDFAMAQELLKNVEKYATTFGQASYHIWYYYFTAVIDIYKEEKQEEKQKKLAELGNYIDGLKIVLDHTRFYPFFKSSYERMVDRKGNPPQVQKVHYLLKG